From a region of the Bacillales bacterium genome:
- a CDS encoding CAP domain-containing protein, whose protein sequence is MLKKIAITAVLATALSIAGFQANSAHAADYHGQTNVHVYKYYHSSNGKDAGFSNQWWETYVKDYLHRHMDWEKCIPSPGKSPKQDPSPTQPQPVPQPSPGGSDDQQQNDQLNKYEQQVIVLTNQERTKRGLKPLKTDVDLSKMARDKSRDMAVHHYFAHNSPTYGSPFDMMKAYGISYNYAGENIAKGQRSPEEVVNAWMNSKGHRENILNPHYTHIGVGYISEGNIWSQEFTG, encoded by the coding sequence TTGTTGAAAAAAATAGCAATAACGGCCGTTCTCGCAACTGCTTTAAGCATTGCAGGGTTTCAAGCGAATTCCGCACATGCGGCGGATTATCATGGGCAAACGAACGTTCATGTTTATAAATATTACCATTCTTCGAACGGGAAGGATGCCGGATTTTCCAATCAATGGTGGGAGACGTATGTAAAAGATTACTTGCATCGCCACATGGATTGGGAAAAGTGCATTCCTTCGCCAGGAAAATCGCCGAAACAAGATCCGTCCCCGACGCAGCCTCAGCCAGTTCCACAGCCGTCACCAGGAGGTTCGGATGACCAACAGCAAAACGATCAGTTGAACAAGTACGAACAACAAGTGATCGTCTTGACGAACCAAGAAAGAACAAAGCGCGGGCTGAAGCCGTTGAAAACGGACGTCGACCTGAGTAAAATGGCGCGTGACAAATCGCGTGACATGGCCGTCCATCATTATTTTGCTCACAACTCCCCGACTTACGGATCTCCGTTCGACATGATGAAGGCGTACGGCATATCTTACAATTACGCCGGGGAGAACATTGCGAAAGGACAGCGATCCCCGGAAGAAGTCGTCAACGCTTGGATGAACAGCAAAGGGCATCGCGAAAACATCTTAAACCCGCATTATACCCATATTGGTGTCGGCTACATTTCCGAAGGCAACATATGGTCACAGGAATTCACGGGGTAA